The proteins below are encoded in one region of Hordeum vulgare subsp. vulgare chromosome 3H, MorexV3_pseudomolecules_assembly, whole genome shotgun sequence:
- the LOC123442316 gene encoding uncharacterized protein LOC123442316 — translation MSTTTASQGKTKRKNAPGNRSDIGWGHGEEVDSKKKTVRCKYCSVVRGGGIYRLKHHLAGTRFNSEPCSKVPDDVRAMFLKLLQCQEEQSDAKKRKLEQIATDSHEVNAIEENDQDHVGDQLANKSKTQTTVNQFYKKQEREEVCIQICRFFYTSAISFNAVKNPEFTKMVQMIGKYGKNLKPPSYHEIRVKYLKLEVERTMNLVVEFKQEWKKTGCTIMSDGWTDRKRRSICNFLVNSPKGTVFLASVDTSEISKTANKIFEMIDDIVEIVGEDNVVQVVTDNAANYKAAGELLVEKRKKLFWTPCAAHCIDLILEAFEKKMKMHNVTIAKGRKICTYIYSRTVPLSWLREFTKGRELVRPAITRFATAYLILGCLHELKGAPVNMFSSNKWRGSKFSATREGKEVQQIVLDSRGFWPNVALCLKAALPLIRVLRLVDSDENPAMPFIYDEMSSAKQKIKLNFGNVKKRYKQIFEIIDERWETQLHRPLHAAAYYLNPHCHYSDNFRAAEVKRGLYTCLEKMVPNLAERVKIDLQLDAFKNGLGLFGMDSAVMTRTKKSPADWWDSYGDDVPDSSGCERNFSAFEQVHSKKRNRLHQEKMNDLVFVMYNLKLFDRQARRIRQAKVTYDLEDVSSDDEWITEKEDPVLPPQKNWLRALDRIAHWEAQKEQEADSEMKVENMVNNLTEACGDDLGLDQYLHGYDFEDNNQEVGEDGNNQVHSTSERGATSAAPSRDNEDDHLNLHDLY, via the exons ATGTCGACTACAACTGCTAGCCAAGGTAAAACGAAAAGGAAAAATGCTCCTGGAAATCGGTCTGACATTGGATGGGGTCATGGAGAGGAAGTTGATTCTAAAAAGAAGACTGTAAGATGCAAGTATTGCTCTGTTGTTAGAGGAGGAGGGATTTACAGACTGAAGCATCATTTGGCAGGCACTCGGTTTAATTCGGAGCCTTGTTCGAAAGTACCCGATGATGTCCGAGCAATGTTCCTGAAGCTGTTACAATGTCAGGAAGAACAGAGTGATGCAAAGAAGAGGAAGTTAGAACAGATAGCAACTGATTCTCATGAAGTAAATGCCATAGAAGAGAATGACCAAGATCATGTTGGAGATCAGCTGGCAAACAAGAGTAAAACCCAGACAACTGTGAATCAATTCTACAAAAAACAAGAGAGGGAGGAAGTTTGTATTCAGATTTGTCGTTTCTTCTATACGTCCGCAATTTCATTCAATGCGGTCAAGAATCCTGAATTTACAAAGATGGTTCAAATGATAGGCAAATATGGTAAAAATCTGAAGCCTCCATCATATCATGAAATACGAGTAAAATATCTCAAGCTAGAAGTTGAGAGAACAATGAATCTGGTTGTTGAATTTAAACAAGAGTGGAAAAAGACAGGTTGtacaattatgtcggatggctggACCGACAGAAAGAGAAGATCCATTTGCAACTTTTTGGTGAACAGCCCGAAAGGTACTGTGTTTTTGGCATCCGTTGATACTTCTGAAATTTCCAAAACAGCCAACAAGATTTTTGAAATGATAGATGATATTGTTGAGATAGTAGGAGAGGACAATGTTGTGCAGGTTGTGACCGACAATGCGGCTAACTACAAGGCAGCGGGTGAACTTTTGGTGGAAAAGAGGAAAAAGTTATTCTGGACACCATGTGCTGCACATTGCATTGATCTAATTCTTGAAGCTTTCGAGAAAAAGATGAAGATGCACAATGTAACTATTGCAAAAGGTCGGAAAATATGCACATATATTTATTCGAGAACAGTACCACTCTCTTGGCTGAGGGAGTTCACTAAAGGAAGAGAGTTAGTTAGGCCAGCGATCACAAGATTTGCTACTGCATATTTGATATTGGGATGTCTACATGAACTGAAAGGTGCACCGGTCAACATGTTTAGTTCAAACAAGTGGAGGGGTAGCAAATTTTCTGCTACAAGAGAAGGCAAGGAAGTTCAGCAAATTGTATTGGATAGCCGTGGGTTTTGGCCTAATGTTGCCCTTTGTCTTAAGGCTGCGTTGCCACTTATAAGAGTTCTTCGATTGGTTGATTCAGATGAGAACCCCGCTATGCCTTTTATTTATGATGAGATGAGCTCTGCAAAACAAAAGATAAAGCTAAATTTTGGCAATGTGAAGAAGAG GTATAAGCAAATATTCGAGATTATTGATGAAAGATGGGAAACACAGCTCCATAGGCCTTTGCATGCTGCTGCATACTACCTAAATCCACATTGCCATTACAGTGACAATTTTAGGGCCGCGGAAGTGAAACGTGGCCTTTACACATGTCTTGAGAAAATGGTTCCTAATCTAGCTGAAAGAGTGAAGATAGACTTACAACTAGATGCATTTAAAAATGGATTAGGTCTTTTTGGAATGGATTCGGCTGTCATGACTAGAACAAAGAAATCTCCAG CCGATTGGTGGGATTCATATGGGGATGATGTTCCAGA TTCTTCAGGTTGCGAGCGGAATTTTAGCGCCTTTGAGCAA GTACACTCTAAAAAAAGAAATCGCTTGCATCAAGAGAAGATGAATGATCTAGTCTTTGTCATGTACAATCTAAAGTTGTTTGATAGGCAAGCTAGAAGAATAAGACAAGCAAAGGTGACCTATGATCTAGAAGATGTATCTTCTGATGATGAATGGATAACTGAAAAGGAGGATCCTGTTCTGCCTCCACAAAAGAATTGGTTGCGTGCTCTAGATAGAATTGCCCATTGGGAAGCACAGAAAGAACAAGAGGCTGATTCTGAAATGAAAGTTGAGAATATGGTCAATAATTTAACTGAAGCAT GTGGTGATGATCTTGGATTGGACCAATATCTTCATGGGTATGACTTTGAGGACAACAATCAAGAAGTTGGTGAAGATGGAAACAATCAAGTACACTCTACATCTGAGAGAGGCGCTACTAGTGCTGCACCATCAAGAGACAACGAGGATGATCATCTAAATTTGCACGACTTGTACTAA